A region from the Geobacter benzoatilyticus genome encodes:
- a CDS encoding DUF3047 domain-containing protein, whose product MKAIPLIIVLIAAGSAFAAITTVGRFSTGDMSGWEEKTLRGKKKSVYTLVREGEHNVLKAESHGSASGLIYRIKFDSRQNPILRWSWKVSGTMKKGDEQSRAGDDYPARVYVVFPRTFFWQTRAVNYIWANRLAKGASVPNAFAPKNIRMVAVESGPANAGRWVAEERNIHEDYVKLFGEEPPRAGAIAIMTDTDNTGEDAVAWYGDITLSAK is encoded by the coding sequence ATGAAGGCAATACCCTTGATCATCGTCCTCATTGCGGCGGGAAGCGCGTTTGCAGCCATAACTACGGTAGGCCGGTTCAGCACGGGCGATATGTCGGGATGGGAAGAGAAGACCCTTCGGGGGAAGAAGAAAAGCGTCTACACCCTTGTGCGGGAAGGGGAACACAACGTTCTGAAGGCGGAGAGCCACGGCTCGGCATCGGGGCTCATCTACCGTATTAAATTCGACTCCCGGCAGAACCCGATACTCCGCTGGTCGTGGAAAGTAAGCGGTACCATGAAGAAGGGCGACGAACAGAGCCGTGCGGGGGACGACTACCCGGCCAGGGTATATGTGGTATTCCCCCGGACCTTCTTCTGGCAGACGAGAGCCGTCAACTACATCTGGGCAAACAGGCTGGCCAAGGGAGCTTCCGTCCCGAACGCCTTCGCGCCGAAGAACATCCGGATGGTGGCGGTGGAAAGCGGCCCGGCCAATGCCGGGAGGTGGGTCGCAGAGGAACGGAACATCCATGAGGATTACGTGAAGCTTTTCGGAGAAGAACCGCCACGGGCCGGGGCAATTGCCATCATGACCGACACCGACAACACCGGCGAAGATGCCGTGGCATGGTACGGCGACATAACTTTATCGGCGAAATGA
- a CDS encoding tetratricopeptide repeat protein, with amino-acid sequence MADTYDDLLAKGISLAETGNYGDAAAQFRKCVESEPGNAEGYFYLGEALAEEGKLQDALNEYGKGLKLAPKDVDALTAVGDIYFELGQYKEALTGYKKVAELAPDNSDAYVNIGLVYNSLERTKEAIKSFEKALEIDPENVFAYNGLGDAWYGLDEHEKAIAAFKKGVELDPNDAAAHFNLGELYYDLGEHDEAERECLEAVRLDPAFSMSYLTLGSLYMDNERVKDAVRYLELYLKYEKSPQAKETIAEVQAVLEGLRAEIGSTNQ; translated from the coding sequence ATGGCGGATACGTACGACGACCTGCTGGCAAAGGGTATAAGCCTCGCGGAGACTGGTAACTATGGGGATGCCGCGGCACAGTTCCGCAAATGCGTGGAGAGTGAGCCCGGCAATGCCGAAGGGTATTTCTATCTGGGGGAAGCCCTTGCCGAAGAGGGGAAGCTCCAGGATGCACTGAACGAATACGGTAAAGGGCTGAAGCTCGCACCCAAGGATGTTGATGCCCTTACCGCCGTAGGCGACATATACTTCGAGTTGGGTCAGTACAAAGAGGCCCTGACCGGCTACAAGAAGGTTGCGGAGCTTGCCCCGGACAATTCCGATGCCTATGTGAACATCGGCCTTGTGTACAACAGTCTTGAACGGACGAAGGAGGCGATCAAGTCCTTTGAAAAGGCCCTGGAGATCGATCCGGAAAACGTCTTTGCCTACAACGGGCTTGGAGATGCCTGGTATGGCCTCGATGAGCACGAAAAGGCCATCGCCGCCTTCAAAAAGGGGGTCGAGCTCGATCCGAACGATGCCGCCGCGCACTTCAACCTGGGCGAGTTGTACTACGATCTGGGCGAGCACGATGAGGCCGAGCGTGAGTGCCTGGAGGCCGTGCGGCTCGACCCCGCCTTCAGCATGTCATATCTCACCCTTGGCAGCCTCTATATGGACAACGAGCGGGTGAAAGACGCCGTAAGGTACCTGGAGCTCTATCTCAAATACGAGAAATCTCCCCAGGCAAAGGAAACCATTGCCGAGGTGCAGGCGGTGCTTGAAGGGCTCAGGGCGGAAATCGGCTCGACGAATCAATGA
- the ptsP gene encoding phosphoenolpyruvate--protein phosphotransferase, which produces MGEEPLETTGLRTLEDISALILKSRDLPDTLDNIVHLVAKRIGSEVCSIYLLEEDGKTLRLAATKGLSKTSVGKITMKTTEGLSGLVVEEKGIVSTDNAPLHPRYKYFPETREERFHSFLGIPLMQRDDPIGVIIIQDRERRTFRQEEVSTLATIAYQISSIVTNAKLLDSIRQKEEERERLERELEKFKAIGTSAEGARSANRRKREKRSLLLMGIPVSAGFSRGKAAIIDRRSEHDGIGVATTRPRAEERTRFLSALEKAKIETICMEKRVIELLSKEDAAIFHTHLMILEDRGFIAKILDLIDQDYGTARAVGEVVAHYVNAFSRMDDPYLRERSADMEDIRRRIIACLDGSGNSRLKLREKRILIAQEILPSDMATLDHEKILGIVTEKGDVNSHAAIMAKSLGIPAVVGVEGIRQNLGLRDEVIIDGNSGRVYINPTTKIKDEYERLELDFGIKRRELEELRNLPAVTLDGVEVALKANIGLVSDIPIALTNGAEGVGLYRTEFPYMTRSAFPTRSEQFTLYRKVLEGFAPHTVTIRTLDIGGDKTLPYFPMAQEDNPFMGWRSIRVSLEREDIFRVQLAGILMASPYGEARIMFPMVSSIGEIWQIRKILDEVREELEREGQPIAPGISFGIMVELPAAVQTAHILINEVDFFSIGTNDLIQYTMAADRNNPKVRKYYDPYQPAVLHSIKRVVDVALAAGKPVSVCGEMAADPVMAVLLLGMGIRELSLSAPSIPVVKQAIRSVKAGTAREMADHALSLVSAGAIRTYLAEAQSSLGL; this is translated from the coding sequence ATGGGCGAAGAACCGCTGGAAACAACCGGGTTGCGGACACTTGAAGATATCAGCGCACTCATCCTCAAATCCCGCGACCTCCCCGACACTCTCGACAACATCGTTCACCTGGTCGCGAAAAGGATCGGTTCAGAGGTCTGCTCCATTTACCTGCTGGAGGAGGACGGAAAGACGCTGCGCCTGGCAGCCACCAAGGGTCTGTCGAAAACCTCCGTCGGCAAGATAACCATGAAGACAACGGAAGGCCTTTCCGGTCTCGTTGTTGAAGAAAAAGGGATCGTCAGCACCGACAATGCCCCGCTCCACCCCCGCTACAAATACTTCCCGGAAACCCGCGAAGAGCGTTTCCACTCCTTCCTCGGCATCCCGCTCATGCAGCGCGACGACCCCATCGGGGTCATCATTATCCAGGACAGGGAGCGACGCACCTTCCGGCAGGAGGAAGTGAGCACCCTGGCAACCATTGCCTACCAGATCTCAAGCATCGTCACCAACGCCAAGCTGCTGGATTCCATCCGCCAGAAAGAAGAAGAGCGGGAGCGGCTTGAGCGGGAGTTGGAAAAGTTCAAAGCCATCGGAACTTCAGCCGAAGGGGCACGTTCCGCCAATCGCCGCAAACGGGAAAAACGCTCACTTCTTCTTATGGGGATACCGGTTTCGGCAGGCTTCTCCCGGGGCAAGGCCGCAATTATCGACCGCCGGTCCGAGCACGACGGGATCGGCGTAGCAACCACCCGCCCCCGCGCCGAAGAGCGCACCCGGTTTCTATCCGCCCTTGAAAAAGCAAAAATAGAAACCATCTGCATGGAAAAACGGGTAATCGAGCTCCTTTCCAAGGAAGATGCAGCCATCTTCCACACCCACCTGATGATTCTCGAAGACCGGGGGTTTATCGCAAAGATTCTCGACCTTATCGACCAGGATTACGGGACGGCACGGGCGGTGGGCGAGGTGGTGGCCCACTATGTGAATGCCTTCTCCCGCATGGACGATCCTTACCTGAGGGAACGCTCGGCAGACATGGAGGACATCCGCCGCAGAATCATCGCATGCCTGGACGGCTCGGGCAATTCACGGCTCAAGCTCCGGGAGAAAAGAATCCTCATTGCCCAGGAAATACTCCCCTCCGACATGGCGACCCTCGACCACGAGAAAATCCTGGGGATTGTCACCGAAAAGGGCGATGTCAACTCCCACGCCGCCATCATGGCAAAATCCCTAGGCATACCGGCAGTGGTGGGGGTCGAGGGCATCAGGCAGAACCTGGGGCTTCGCGACGAGGTGATAATCGACGGCAACTCCGGGCGCGTCTACATCAACCCGACCACAAAAATAAAAGATGAGTACGAACGGCTGGAACTCGATTTCGGAATCAAGAGGAGAGAACTGGAAGAGCTGCGGAACCTGCCGGCCGTGACACTCGACGGAGTGGAAGTGGCGCTCAAGGCCAACATAGGACTGGTGAGCGACATCCCCATCGCACTCACCAACGGGGCAGAGGGAGTGGGGCTCTACCGGACAGAATTCCCCTACATGACCCGCTCCGCATTCCCCACCCGCAGCGAGCAGTTCACGCTCTACCGCAAAGTGCTGGAAGGTTTTGCCCCCCATACCGTAACCATCCGCACCCTCGACATCGGCGGCGACAAGACCCTCCCCTACTTTCCCATGGCTCAGGAAGACAACCCTTTCATGGGGTGGCGCTCAATCCGGGTCTCCCTGGAGCGGGAGGATATCTTCAGGGTGCAGCTGGCTGGGATTCTCATGGCCTCCCCCTACGGCGAGGCCCGCATCATGTTCCCTATGGTCTCCAGCATCGGGGAAATCTGGCAGATAAGAAAAATTCTTGACGAGGTGCGAGAGGAACTGGAACGGGAGGGGCAGCCCATCGCCCCCGGCATCAGCTTCGGCATCATGGTGGAGTTGCCGGCGGCAGTCCAGACCGCCCACATCCTCATCAACGAAGTCGATTTCTTCAGCATCGGCACCAACGACCTGATCCAGTACACCATGGCGGCTGACCGCAATAATCCAAAGGTCCGGAAATACTACGACCCCTATCAGCCGGCGGTTCTCCACTCCATCAAGCGGGTGGTAGACGTGGCCCTGGCGGCCGGCAAGCCTGTATCCGTCTGTGGCGAAATGGCCGCCGACCCGGTCATGGCCGTTCTACTTCTGGGGATGGGGATCCGCGAACTGAGCCTCTCGGCCCCCTCCATACCGGTGGTCAAGCAGGCTATCCGCTCGGTAAAAGCCGGCACCGCGCGGGAAATGGCGGACCACGCGCTATCCCTGGTCAGCGCCGGAGCCATTCGCACCTACCTGGCAGAGGCCCAGAGCTCTCTGGGGCTCTGA
- a CDS encoding YtxH domain-containing protein, translating into MSEEKNNTVMVGALMLIAGGILGAGAALLFAPQSGKKTRRDVKKYVRRARSEAEEMVEDFTDKVADVVEDLGDKTQDILERGKEISADVKKDLFKAFEDGKARLEKEKSRLAKMLG; encoded by the coding sequence ATGTCCGAAGAAAAAAACAATACCGTGATGGTCGGAGCGTTGATGCTCATAGCCGGAGGCATCCTGGGCGCGGGGGCGGCGCTTCTGTTTGCGCCCCAGTCAGGGAAGAAAACCCGCCGCGACGTGAAAAAGTACGTGCGCCGGGCGCGCAGCGAGGCCGAGGAAATGGTCGAGGATTTCACCGACAAGGTTGCCGACGTGGTGGAGGACCTGGGGGACAAGACCCAGGACATCCTGGAGCGGGGCAAAGAGATCTCCGCCGACGTGAAGAAAGATCTGTTCAAGGCATTCGAGGATGGCAAGGCCCGCCTCGAAAAAGAGAAATCCCGGTTGGCCAAGATGCTCGGATAG
- a CDS encoding thioredoxin domain-containing protein — translation MAMDAGSDENMRLKRIFEADRSALPPDGGNEFNRLIFATSPYLLQHADNPVDWYEWGDEAFERARTEDRPVFLSIGYATCHWCHVMAHESFGDPEVAAVLNRDFVAIKVDREERPDIDETYMRVAQLMNGSGGWPLNVCLTSEREPFFVATYIPKHSRGGMPGVVEILGRIADVWETRRELIRGNCDAILDSLRRLSAAAPGEIPGEEPLHGARRLLAAMFDGAHGGFGQSPKFPMPLNISFLLRYSRRFGDSGAIAMAVTTLEAIRCGGIFDQIGFGIHRYSVDNRWQIPHFEKMLYDQALVALAAVEAFQCTGRGFLLEMAEEICDFVLRELAAPWGGFYSALDADSEGEEGRYYVWTPAQVRSIVGQLEGELCCRFFNVSEGGNFEGANVLSAPVSPDDFARREGVTVAGLLEKIERWQKLLLAEREGRVRPFRDEKIVTSWNGLMIAALARLYSAGGGKRFIVAAEAALARINRDLRIPGGRLLRSIHRGEGRVAAFLEDYAALLTGVLALYEATLEKRYLDEACSLARDMLRLFSGDGPGLHDTGNDADTVLLRGRQAYDGVIPSGNGLAAAGLVRLGRIVDDEQFTKSGEEIVRAFIAGAGSQPTAHLQTLMALDLLLRPVVEVIIAGGGKGELHAMLSEIGRRFVPGLVLKKEPAGIDGMTASVCAAGACRPRVASPGELGRLLDGIIAEIFPASAAGEYREG, via the coding sequence ATGGCTATGGATGCCGGCAGCGATGAGAATATGAGGCTGAAGCGAATATTCGAGGCGGATCGCAGTGCGCTTCCCCCCGATGGCGGAAATGAGTTCAACCGGCTCATTTTCGCTACTAGTCCCTATTTGTTGCAGCATGCCGACAATCCGGTGGACTGGTACGAGTGGGGGGACGAGGCCTTCGAGCGGGCCAGAACCGAAGACCGGCCGGTTTTTCTCTCCATCGGCTATGCAACCTGCCACTGGTGCCACGTGATGGCCCATGAATCGTTCGGGGACCCTGAAGTCGCCGCAGTGCTGAACCGGGATTTCGTGGCCATCAAGGTGGATCGGGAAGAGCGTCCGGATATTGACGAAACCTACATGCGCGTGGCCCAGCTCATGAACGGCAGCGGCGGGTGGCCCCTAAACGTCTGCCTGACTTCCGAGCGGGAGCCCTTCTTTGTGGCCACGTATATCCCCAAACATTCACGGGGGGGGATGCCGGGGGTTGTGGAAATCCTCGGCCGGATCGCCGATGTCTGGGAAACAAGGCGAGAACTCATAAGGGGCAACTGTGACGCCATCCTCGACAGCCTCCGGCGTCTGTCCGCCGCGGCGCCGGGAGAAATCCCCGGAGAGGAACCGCTCCATGGCGCGCGGCGCCTGCTTGCCGCCATGTTCGATGGGGCCCATGGCGGTTTCGGCCAGTCCCCCAAGTTTCCCATGCCCCTAAACATTTCATTTCTGCTCCGCTACAGCCGTCGTTTCGGAGATTCCGGGGCGATCGCCATGGCCGTAACGACGCTGGAAGCGATACGCTGCGGAGGGATCTTCGATCAGATCGGCTTCGGTATCCACCGGTACAGCGTCGACAACCGCTGGCAGATTCCCCATTTCGAGAAGATGCTCTATGATCAGGCACTGGTTGCCCTGGCGGCTGTGGAAGCGTTTCAATGCACGGGGCGTGGCTTCCTGCTGGAGATGGCGGAGGAAATCTGCGATTTCGTCCTGCGCGAGCTGGCGGCGCCCTGGGGTGGCTTTTATTCTGCCCTTGATGCTGACAGCGAAGGCGAGGAGGGGCGTTACTATGTCTGGACGCCGGCCCAGGTCCGGTCGATAGTCGGCCAATTGGAGGGGGAACTTTGCTGCCGCTTTTTCAACGTGAGCGAAGGGGGGAATTTCGAGGGGGCTAACGTCCTTTCCGCCCCTGTTTCTCCCGATGACTTTGCCCGGAGGGAGGGGGTGACGGTTGCAGGGCTCCTCGAAAAAATAGAGCGTTGGCAGAAGCTGCTTCTGGCGGAACGGGAGGGGAGGGTGCGCCCGTTCCGGGACGAAAAGATAGTGACTTCCTGGAACGGGCTTATGATAGCGGCTCTTGCCCGGCTTTATTCGGCCGGCGGGGGAAAGCGGTTCATCGTGGCGGCGGAGGCGGCGCTTGCGCGCATCAACCGGGATTTGCGCATACCCGGCGGAAGGCTTCTTCGGAGCATCCACAGGGGAGAAGGCAGGGTTGCGGCTTTCCTTGAGGATTACGCTGCGCTCCTGACCGGAGTTCTTGCTCTCTACGAAGCGACCCTTGAGAAGCGGTATCTGGACGAAGCCTGCTCATTAGCACGGGATATGCTCCGGCTCTTCTCCGGAGACGGCCCCGGGCTCCATGACACGGGGAATGATGCCGACACGGTTCTATTGCGGGGACGCCAGGCCTATGACGGAGTGATCCCCTCTGGCAACGGGCTGGCCGCTGCCGGTCTTGTCAGGCTCGGCAGGATTGTTGATGATGAACAGTTTACGAAAAGCGGAGAGGAAATCGTCCGTGCTTTTATTGCCGGTGCCGGGAGCCAGCCTACAGCTCATCTACAGACCCTCATGGCACTGGATCTGCTCCTGCGACCGGTGGTGGAGGTGATCATCGCCGGAGGTGGAAAAGGCGAGCTTCACGCCATGCTTTCTGAGATCGGCAGAAGATTTGTGCCGGGGCTGGTTCTTAAGAAAGAACCTGCCGGGATTGATGGAATGACTGCAAGCGTTTGCGCTGCCGGCGCATGCCGTCCCCGCGTAGCGTCTCCCGGCGAGTTGGGCCGCCTCCTGGACGGGATAATCGCCGAAATCTTTCCGGCGTCTGCTGCCGGAGAATACCGCGAAGGATGA
- a CDS encoding ABC transporter permease, giving the protein MFILKLLIRNAFRHKLRTILTVVGVAIAIVAFGLLRTLVNLWYAGVEASSASRLITRNAISLAFPLPISYKDRIRQVPGVKDVSWGNWFGGIYKEEKNFFPNFAIDPKSYLPMYPEYILAPDEAKAFILDRKGCIVGRKTAQRFGWKVGDLVTLRGTIYSGQWEFMIRGIYRGAEKNTDETQLLFHWDYLNETIKQAGSNRADQPAFFLIALTKPELAAEVSLAIDAIFKNSLAETLTETEKAFQMGFVSMTEAILIAIQIVSYVVIVIIMVVAANTMAMTARERIAEYATLKTLGFGSWHIAGVVFGESIVIAMTGGIAGVALTFPAAHWIETELSQFFPVFSITSQTIMMDLAAALVVGVVAGIFPTWRGSTIRIADGLRRIG; this is encoded by the coding sequence ATGTTCATTCTCAAGCTACTCATACGCAACGCCTTTCGTCACAAGCTCCGGACCATCCTAACCGTAGTGGGGGTGGCCATCGCCATTGTGGCCTTCGGCCTTCTGCGGACACTGGTCAACCTCTGGTACGCCGGGGTGGAAGCGTCGTCGGCCTCACGCCTTATCACCCGCAATGCCATTTCCCTGGCATTTCCGCTTCCCATCTCCTATAAGGACCGCATCCGCCAGGTGCCCGGGGTAAAGGATGTCTCCTGGGGGAACTGGTTCGGGGGCATCTATAAGGAGGAGAAGAACTTTTTCCCCAACTTCGCCATCGATCCCAAAAGCTATCTCCCCATGTATCCCGAGTACATCCTTGCTCCCGACGAGGCAAAGGCCTTTATCCTCGACCGCAAGGGGTGCATCGTGGGGCGGAAGACGGCGCAACGCTTCGGCTGGAAGGTGGGCGACCTGGTGACGCTGCGGGGGACCATCTACTCGGGGCAATGGGAATTCATGATCAGGGGGATCTATCGGGGGGCAGAAAAAAACACCGACGAGACCCAACTTCTCTTCCACTGGGATTACCTGAACGAAACCATCAAACAGGCCGGCTCCAACCGGGCCGACCAGCCGGCTTTCTTCCTTATTGCCCTGACCAAGCCTGAGCTTGCGGCGGAGGTTTCCCTGGCGATTGATGCCATCTTCAAGAACTCCCTGGCAGAAACCCTTACCGAGACCGAAAAGGCGTTCCAGATGGGTTTCGTCTCCATGACCGAGGCCATCCTGATTGCCATTCAGATCGTCTCCTACGTGGTGATTGTCATCATCATGGTTGTTGCGGCCAATACCATGGCAATGACGGCCCGGGAGCGGATCGCCGAGTACGCCACCCTGAAGACCCTGGGCTTTGGGTCGTGGCACATTGCCGGAGTCGTCTTCGGCGAATCCATCGTTATCGCCATGACCGGCGGAATTGCGGGGGTTGCCCTCACTTTTCCCGCGGCCCACTGGATCGAGACGGAGCTCTCCCAGTTCTTTCCGGTATTTTCCATTACTTCTCAAACCATCATGATGGACCTGGCCGCCGCCCTAGTGGTGGGAGTCGTAGCCGGCATCTTCCCCACATGGCGCGGGTCGACCATACGGATTGCCGACGGCCTGAGGAGGATAGGATGA
- a CDS encoding ABC transporter permease, protein MGIPYSYSFRNLWTRRLTTVLTASGMALVVFVFAATLMLAEGLRKTLVDTGSYDNVVVIRKSSQTEVQSSIDRSQAAVVETQPEVAVAGGKRLASRELVVLINLPKRGSGKPSNVIIRGVGEGSLLMRPQVRVVQGRMPRPGAAEIMAGASIAKRFQGGGIGETLRFGMRDWTVVGIFDAGNTGFSSEIWGDVDQLMQAFRRPVYSSMIFKLRDPSEFSKVKERLESDPRLTLEAKREVTFYADQSQAMAKFLKILGITLTVIFSLGAIIGAMITMYAAVSNRVTEIGTLRALGFQRGSILAAFILESLFLGLLGGVVGLFFASFMQLVTISTMNWQTFSELAFTFSLTLEIISKSLVFSLIMGLVGGLLPAFRASRMNIVDALRAT, encoded by the coding sequence ATGGGCATCCCTTACTCATACAGCTTTCGCAACCTCTGGACCCGGCGCCTGACCACGGTTCTGACCGCATCGGGGATGGCGCTGGTGGTTTTCGTCTTTGCGGCAACGCTGATGCTGGCCGAGGGGCTGCGGAAAACCCTTGTGGATACTGGTTCCTACGACAATGTGGTGGTGATCCGCAAATCTTCCCAGACCGAGGTGCAGAGCAGTATCGACCGCTCCCAGGCAGCTGTCGTGGAGACTCAGCCGGAAGTGGCGGTGGCAGGGGGAAAGCGCCTTGCGTCCAGGGAGCTGGTCGTACTCATCAATCTTCCCAAGCGGGGAAGCGGCAAGCCATCCAATGTGATCATCCGGGGAGTTGGCGAGGGCTCGCTCCTCATGCGTCCCCAGGTAAGGGTCGTGCAGGGCCGGATGCCGCGGCCCGGCGCAGCCGAAATAATGGCCGGGGCCAGCATCGCCAAGCGGTTCCAGGGTGGGGGGATCGGTGAGACTCTTCGCTTCGGGATGCGGGACTGGACCGTGGTGGGGATATTCGATGCGGGGAATACCGGTTTTTCATCCGAGATATGGGGAGACGTGGACCAGCTGATGCAGGCTTTCCGCCGGCCGGTATATTCCTCCATGATTTTCAAGCTGCGGGACCCGTCGGAATTCTCGAAAGTGAAGGAGAGGCTGGAGTCAGACCCCCGCCTGACCCTGGAAGCGAAGCGGGAAGTGACCTTCTACGCCGACCAGTCGCAGGCCATGGCGAAGTTCCTCAAGATTCTCGGCATCACTCTCACGGTCATCTTTTCCCTTGGGGCCATAATCGGCGCCATGATCACCATGTACGCAGCCGTGTCGAATCGGGTGACCGAAATCGGCACGCTGCGGGCGCTGGGCTTCCAGCGGGGAAGCATCCTTGCGGCGTTCATCCTGGAGTCGCTCTTCCTGGGGCTGCTGGGGGGCGTGGTGGGGCTCTTCTTCGCCTCGTTCATGCAGCTTGTCACCATTTCCACCATGAACTGGCAGACCTTCTCCGAGCTGGCGTTTACCTTCTCCCTGACACTGGAAATTATCTCGAAGTCGCTGGTTTTTTCACTCATCATGGGATTGGTGGGGGGGCTGCTTCCGGCGTTCAGGGCATCGAGGATGAATATCGTGGATGCGCTGCGGGCCACGTAG